From a region of the Castanea sativa cultivar Marrone di Chiusa Pesio chromosome 10, ASM4071231v1 genome:
- the LOC142611627 gene encoding uncharacterized protein LOC142611627 yields MEDTNVATLKPGRLLQQFPSHVDSTDITLTARTLCEILTRSSPTSIETALSSTGISPSTDLVCEVLKYCYHYPSSAVKFFRWAGQQGTKHSTPAWNLMVDLLGKNQLFDPMWDAVRSMKQEGVLSITTFVSIFGSYCNVGRFEEAVMSFNVMDRYGVEKDVIAVNSLLSAICNEDNQTARAVEFFEQVKAKIPVDGDTFAILLEGWEKEGNVAEATRTFGEMVISVGWSPQNKSAYDTFLNTLVSGSQVDEAIKFLQLMKKNNCFPGLRFFSTALVILIKQNNPRNAIALWDTMVGNGLVPNLTMYNTMIGLLCDNDDLDNAIRLLDQMPFNGVFADSLTYNMIFKCLIKSKKVREVSNFFREMIKNEWQPMHSNCAMAISMLFQGYDPEAAIEIWNYATENNITPLDASANALLLGLCNLGRFSDLRRYADEVLDRRLSIYESTMEDLKKTSYKEGRAARDKFDSLSRRWKAR; encoded by the coding sequence ATGGAGGATACGAACGTCGCAACCCTAAAACCGGGGCGACTTCTACAGCAATTTCCATCTCATGTGGATTCTACTGACATCACCTTAACCGCTCGAACCTTATGCGAAATCCTCACTCGCTCGTCTCCCACCTCCATTGAAACCGCTCTCTCCTCCACCGGAATCTCGCCTTCTACCGATCTCGTGTGCGAGGTGCTGAAATACTGCTACCACTACCCGTCCTCGGCGGTGAAGTTCTTCCGGTGGGCCGGGCAGCAAGGGACCAAGCACTCCACGCCGGCGTGGAACCTCATGGTTGACTTGCTAGGCAAGAACCAGCTCTTTGATCCGATGTGGGACGCGGTGAGGTCGATGAAGCAAGAAGGCGTGCTGTCGATCACAACTTTCGTGTCGATTTTCGGGAGTTATTGCAATGTGGGGAGGTTCGAGGAGGCGGTGATGAGCTTTAATGTGATGGATAGGTATGGGGTTGAGAAGGATGTGATTGCTGTGAATTCGTTGCTTAGTGCGATTTGTAACGAAGACAATCAGACTGCGAGGGCGGTGGAGTTTTTCGAGCAGGTCAAGGCAAAGATACCGGTGGATGGGGATACTTTCGCGATTTTGTTGGAAGGGTGGGAGAAAGAAGGCAATGTGGCCGAGGCGACTAGGACTTTTGGCGAGATGGTGATTAGTGTCGGGTGGAGTCCTCAGAATAAGTCTGCTTATGACACCTTCTTGAACACGCTCGTGAGTGGCTCGCAGGTGGATGAGGCGATCAAGTTTCTTCAACTCATGAAGAAGAATAACTGCTTTCCAGGTTTGAGATTCTTTTCCACTGCTCTTGTTATTCTTATTAAGCAGAACAATCCGCGCAACGCAATTGCGTTGTGGGATACCATGGTGGGCAATGGATTGGTGCCAAACTTGACAATGTACAATACCATGATTGGCTTGCTCTGCGACAATGATGATTTGGACAATGCAATTCGGCTCTTGGATCAGATGCCCTTCAATGGTGTTTTTGCTGATTCTTTAACTTATAACATGATTTTTAAATGTCTGATTAAAAGCAAGAAGGTTCGCGAAGTGAGTAACTTCTTTCGCGAGATGATCAAGAATGAATGGCAACCTATGCATTCTAATTGTGCGATGGCCATATCAATGCTTTTTCAAGGCTATGACCCCGAAGCAGCCATTGAGATTTGGAACTATGCGACCGAGAACAATATCACACCTCTTGATGCGAGCGCAAATGCTTTGCTCCTTGGTCTTTGTAACTTAGGTAGGTTCTCAGACTTAAGGAGGTATGCTGATGAGGTGCTTGATAGAAGACTCAGTATATATGAATCAACAATGGAAGATTTGAAGAAAACTTCCTATAAGGAGGGTAGAGCTGCAAGAGATAAATTTGATAGTCTTTCAAGAAGGTGGAAAGCTCGCTAG